One bacterium genomic window, CGGCACCGGAAGTGATGTTGTCGATTTCCGCTGACCACGAGGTAGGGTTTCCCCTTGATGAATGATCCGGAGCAGTCACAGCCATGCAGATAACGCGCTTGCGCCCAGGTGCTCGAATCTCTGCGCGGCTGACTCCCTGTGCAGAAATGTACCCCCACAGGTCCCGCGAATTCTGGCGCGGCGGAGGAGGTAGTATCTTGGCGGACTCGAGTAAGTGACCGATCGTTACAACGTCGTTGTTCTGAAGCAGGTCGGTCAAATCACCATATAGCGCTGTACCTGCCATTAGAGTACCGTGACCATCATGATCATGCGTCCCCCATCCCGGATCCACAGTATGCATGTCGTCCGCTGCGAGGAACGGAGCGATCAGCAAGTGACCATTGTTAATGCCGGTGTCTAAGATACAGATCGCAACCTCATTGGCTCCGTTGTACCTTGTTCGCTGTCCCAAATCTTCCGCAAACAAAGTCTGATCGAGATTATTCATGTCAAGGAAGAAACTGCACACTTCCTTTGCCGGATGCATCTCTGCTACTACATCGGAGCACGTAATCATGTGTTCCAATCCAGCACGGTTTGCCTTCGCCAATCGTACGGTCCGTTCAGGAAATGACAGGCTGTTTGCAGACACTTCAATGTCGACACGCTCTATGGCACGCTGAAGTTCACCACTGGCCGTGCCATCTTCGTCTCGAAGCCACACTTCAACCCAACCTGGCTCCTGACCAGGAATCTGATTTCGTTCCTCCCGTATCCAGAATGATTCCAGCACGGCACTACGAATGTTGGCTATGCTGTTGATCAGGTTTTGCCCCCGCCTGTTGCCTTCAAGATATTTGTCCAGCTTGCGGAGAAAGTACCCTCGTTGACTGAACGGCACATAGACGGTTGCAACAGTCCGGCGCCCATTGTCTTCATTCACTTCTTCCCGCACATTCAGCAGCCTAATCTGATCGCCTCGCCCCAGCTTCTCGAGGCTCTTGAATAGCAAATCGAATCCCGGTTCGCCTTCGAACTCGATGTACGCTCCCTCGCGTTCAGTGTATATTGCAGCTTCTTGGGCGCGTTCATCGGCATCCCGCCATGCCTGATTCAGCCGCTCCCGAAGGAAGTTGCCGTGCGCTGCGCGGTCTCGATCTTGCCTCACCCTACGCTTCGAACTTCCACCAGTTGGGCTGGTGTACCGCTGCGTTTCATGCAGATTGCGCAGGAAAATGTGCTTGTACTGCTCCCCAGGCATACATTACTCCTTTGTAGGTGCTTTGCGTGAAGCCTTTCGCTCCTTCAGCATACTAATCAGCAGGTCCGAATGGACACGGCGCTCATCATTCAGTATCGTTAACTTGATTGCATCCTTTGTAGCAAGAGTGATCTCCGCATGGCTAAGCCCGTTACTGACACTTAACAGCGTCTTCCATTGGGCTGGCGCAGGCAGAAAAGAACCACATATGTTCTCTATCATCCGTTGCCTGTCCTTAGTCTGTGGCAAGGCATAGTAGAGGATGTCGTCAAACCGTCGGAATAGCGCGTCATCAAGCAGGTGTGGGCTATTCGATGCGGCGACGATCAAACTCTCCGACCGATCCTGCTCCACGAACTGTAGAAACGCGTTAAGCACTCGGCGCATTTCGCCGACATCGTTATCCAAACCACGATCACTACCGATCGCATCGAATTCGTCGAACAGATAGACCCCTGGCACTTCAAGCATCAGGTCAAATATCTGCCGAAGCTTGGCCGATGTCTCGCCCATGAACTTCGTCACCATCTTGTCCACCTGGATGCTGTGCAATTCGAGCCGCAGTTCGTGGGCAAGCACTCTTGCAGTCATGGACTTCCCTGTACCGGGTGGACCGATCAGGAGCGCCTTTCTGCGGTTCCCCAACCCATGGCTCTTCAACTTGTCCTGTTGCCGATATTCGTGAATGATGCGGTCGATGCGAACACAGAGTTCCTCCGGCACCACAAGCGCAGACTTCGGCGTATCTGGCTCCTCGGACAGCACCAGCCCCTTAAGATCCTGCCGATACAGTTTGACTATCGGCTTGGGCTCCTTACGCGCCTTGTCAATTATATCGCGGATATCGTTAGCAAGCCCACCATGACCCTGTAACGCCTCATGCGCCGCCACCTGAAGTGCGGTCATAAAGAAGCGCTCTCCATCGCCGCTTAGGTGTGAACGGATCAGTGATTTAAGCTGTTCTGCTGTGGCCATATTGACCTCGTTTCATCTTGGCCGTACTGTGTAGCAACGCCCGCTCTGAGTCAGTGAAGTACGCAGGCATCGCAACTTCTTCTCGTCGAAAACATTTCCCGCTCTTAGGCGTTACTCGCCCGTGCGCCGTGCCCGCGCCTGTCGTATTCTCTGGCCTGTAACATCCAGGGTGATGTTTAGAACATTCTCGATGACTTCATTCGACACGAATCCATACCGCTTACCTCGATGGCCAATGAAATTCACGGCGTAGGGAGCTATGCCAGCGTGCCCAGCACTGCCCTGACGAAGAATGCGCAGGTCATATATCCTTTCATCCAGCCGCGAGATTACTGCAAGGTCACCTGGATCTGCAGCGCGTAGAGCACGTAGAGGCCCTGTACCAAGGCGAAAATCTAAGTTATTCTCGGCTTCGAAAGTGACCCTGCAGTTCTCGTCAACAATATCAAGATCCGGATATTTGACCGTCACGATGCACGAGAATGTCTGTTTCTCCCCGCGCTGATTGGTAATCGTTAGAGGCGGGAAGAAATCAAAGCAGTCCCTGCTAAGCCAGAAATATTGCGTACCCCTCGCAGCAGCTGTGCCTGGAGCAGCATTAATGCGTATCGTGTCCGCGTGTCCGAGAGTAATCACGAGCGACACTCGGTCAGTGTCTTCCAAAGTCGGAGCTCCTACTACCTCGTCATAGAGGAGTCTCCAACCTGGGTCCGCCATAGCATTCAATCGCGGTGTGTAGATCTGCCATCCTTGCCGTTGTACACCTTCAAGCAACCCGTTCCAGTCGAAGCCAATCCCTCTTGTGAAGTCGCCGTCTAGAACTATCGAAGCCTCAACGTTCTGGGACATTCCTGGTCCGGTGAAGTTTCCGGAGCTTACTACCAGATGGCTTCCCTGTGGCGTTGAACATCCATAGCACTTTGCGTGCACCAGACGCTTCCGGTTAACGATCTGAACCTCGGCACCGCAGCGCAGTAATTCCTCCACCACTTGCTTGCTAGTTAGCCGCTGTGCAGTGCTCCCCGCGAATAGCGCAGTCACTCTACCGCCATTCTCAACGTGCTTCGAGAACACTGGATAGAACCTCACTCCGCCATTGTAATTACCAAATCCAGACACAATGTAGATGTGCCCTTGGCCAGACACCATCTGTCGAACCCACACATGTTCCAGCATTTTGATCAGGCTGTTAAGCGTGCCAGTGCTGTAAACAAGCGGGTGAATGGAGAATGTGTTCATTTTCGCTTCAGAATTAGAAGTGCTTCCTCTGCAACGGCATTGTTCCGATTTAGACCGTAGCGATGATATGTTTGAAGGTCGATGATCTCGGCGCAACTCCAGCCTGACCGTGCTGCTACCTCCACGAGGAGTTCGGGGGTTTCAATTGCTGTACGTGTTCCGCCAATCATCGTATGGTTACGGCCGACAACAAGTGCATACGTCCCGCCGACACGCACGCGTTCGCTGACAGCCCTGAACATGCCCTTCATGTCGGCTAGGTAGCGGTATATCAGTAACGGGACTGCTTGCCTTCTGAATCCATCAGTCGCTTTCATCTTAGACTGGAGGTCTATGCAAAA contains:
- a CDS encoding AAA family ATPase, with translation MATAEQLKSLIRSHLSGDGERFFMTALQVAAHEALQGHGGLANDIRDIIDKARKEPKPIVKLYRQDLKGLVLSEEPDTPKSALVVPEELCVRIDRIIHEYRQQDKLKSHGLGNRRKALLIGPPGTGKSMTARVLAHELRLELHSIQVDKMVTKFMGETSAKLRQIFDLMLEVPGVYLFDEFDAIGSDRGLDNDVGEMRRVLNAFLQFVEQDRSESLIVAASNSPHLLDDALFRRFDDILYYALPQTKDRQRMIENICGSFLPAPAQWKTLLSVSNGLSHAEITLATKDAIKLTILNDERRVHSDLLISMLKERKASRKAPTKE
- a CDS encoding restriction endonuclease yields the protein MNTFSIHPLVYSTGTLNSLIKMLEHVWVRQMVSGQGHIYIVSGFGNYNGGVRFYPVFSKHVENGGRVTALFAGSTAQRLTSKQVVEELLRCGAEVQIVNRKRLVHAKCYGCSTPQGSHLVVSSGNFTGPGMSQNVEASIVLDGDFTRGIGFDWNGLLEGVQRQGWQIYTPRLNAMADPGWRLLYDEVVGAPTLEDTDRVSLVITLGHADTIRINAAPGTAAARGTQYFWLSRDCFDFFPPLTITNQRGEKQTFSCIVTVKYPDLDIVDENCRVTFEAENNLDFRLGTGPLRALRAADPGDLAVISRLDERIYDLRILRQGSAGHAGIAPYAVNFIGHRGKRYGFVSNEVIENVLNITLDVTGQRIRQARARRTGE